A stretch of Methanosphaera cuniculi DNA encodes these proteins:
- the rfbB gene encoding dTDP-glucose 4,6-dehydratase, translated as MVTGAAGFIGSNFVHYIADKYDDYEIVVLDKLTYAGDMHNLDNVDVKFIKGDIASQKDASEAMKDADYVVNFAAETHVDKSITDPASFVKSDVLGTQNLLELVRKYDVERYIQISTDEVYGSILNGSFKETDNIDPSSPYSASKAGGDLLVSAYYKTYDIPVIITRSSNNFGPRQFPEKLIPLFILKALKDQPLPVYGDGKNVRDWIYVEDNCAGVDTVLQKGKIGEVYNIGGGNEKNNLEITKMILEKLNKPESLIQHVDDRLGHDRRYSLDATKTQKLGWKPKWTFEDAMQNTVDWYKQNAERLYPKVETL; from the coding sequence ATGGTAACAGGAGCAGCAGGATTTATAGGATCAAACTTCGTACACTACATAGCAGATAAATATGACGACTATGAAATAGTAGTACTTGATAAACTAACATATGCAGGAGATATGCATAATCTAGATAATGTAGATGTAAAATTCATAAAAGGAGATATTGCATCACAAAAAGATGCATCAGAAGCAATGAAAGATGCAGACTATGTAGTAAACTTTGCAGCAGAAACACATGTAGATAAATCAATCACAGATCCAGCATCATTTGTAAAATCAGATGTACTAGGAACACAAAACCTACTTGAACTTGTACGAAAATATGATGTAGAACGATACATACAAATATCAACAGACGAGGTATATGGTAGTATACTTAATGGATCATTTAAAGAAACAGATAACATAGACCCATCAAGTCCATACTCTGCAAGTAAAGCAGGAGGAGACCTACTAGTATCAGCATACTATAAAACATATGACATACCAGTAATTATAACACGTAGTAGTAACAACTTCGGACCTAGACAATTCCCAGAAAAACTAATACCACTATTCATCCTAAAAGCACTAAAAGATCAACCACTACCAGTATATGGAGATGGAAAAAACGTACGAGACTGGATATATGTAGAAGATAACTGTGCAGGAGTAGACACAGTACTACAAAAAGGAAAAATAGGAGAAGTATACAATATTGGTGGAGGAAATGAGAAAAACAACCTTGAAATCACAAAGATGATACTTGAAAAACTAAATAAACCAGAATCACTCATACAACATGTAGATGATCGTCTAGGACATGATAGACGCTACTCACTTGATGCAACAAAAACTCAGAAACTTGGATGGAAACCAAAATGGACATTTGAAGATGCAATGCAAAATACAGTAGATTGGTATAAACAAAATGCAGAAAGACTATATCCAAAAGTTGAAACACTATAA
- a CDS encoding cobaltochelatase subunit CobN: MMIFIILICATTINATNSDTQINPTTDTITQLPTVEQITPSEIADVTSTPVTSEVKKEPTTSNKKITTKSSNMKTVKQEATTGSNIKSTNNKIVKENTNSNEKNNTTKNNQIKNKDVKIVKTDTKKFSIYGNVSQVLNETTGKFAGGEEDGYAVKDAKVTLYYSNDKFIKSQKTDEFGQYNMSNLAPGYYKITYEYGTYLKGEEEIRITNESVLMDHVFIPDIAFITSSAGASEGQMNKIKALKNLSDRVLFIESYALNSSYDKTDQWMLEYSNFILVDMYSQGLGFAVDARLIRESPASKNKMVAYTFGIFNDAMLQSLNWGFVGGNPHSLENTYIGSYWQAEATTNRTIINKNMENLLNYIYYLMGESKVNPTTNGNTPVMPGPQWGVSYPGYTKTVPSPSAKLINQWIHQDPGYNADGAGSLNWMVNHYNKWILKNQDPVAVLKDFENWYNKNKNIKGSFVVIISYYETNPEVKALIQEFEKQGRAAFCLYQYATTTPSMTQLLELASKNMKRGISAGSSLYGWSTSFSEMTTNSTVEAYSRMNFTILNALSGISKESYKSEYGPQSEWTYQVTIPQFEGIIGPIPISYIETNGSTVIINKSVEKHVQLVNGWANLKDKKNKDKKVTIVVYDYPPGKANIGASYLDVFTSTHDLLVKLAQSGYNIGMKIEDIPTAEELTTMMIDTGNKGGWAMGFLNTYVKENFDTLRKNHQLISKAEFMEMFNSLPKNLQLQLTKSWNTGLGNGSMIYNKSYILIPGFYFGNIFITSQPARGWDSVNDYHSDTLAPPQQYVAFYKYLYNYFKGGKNSSTDAIISMGTHGTLEWLPGRTLGLQETDWTFQLTEVPIIYPYIVSNPGEGMTAKDRSFAQVITHMTPVTTASTLYGEYSQLSDAIANYDNNKKINDTSNMQFYKEEILNITSTNSSFPPAKFQQMRDNITQYRYATEMHDIMLIDLSRSSILNLSESLNKSMNSYHNFTLKNNMSFDEFTEKMYDYVTSDTAFDEWLSTLHATIESLSGDTITYGMHTLGYIWNDTEMVQGITTIASSRTQVLQHIMELYYNLDGDYYKKVKDTGFIEQQKAIESTLQNIVTRLSADTSLAMVKTIAGEVNQKENSSFYEDLMQIKGFIDGVRDNMEWNSILGALSGGYVQPGLSGDPSLSDVIPTGRAMYASDTTKMPSKAAYASAVTSVDGLLEKYMKDLGEDTYPEMVAEVIWGTEVLRTEGISIAQFLYLLGTRPIWDQSGKVIGLEVIPLEELTITIDGVVYQRPRIDAFATIVTNNPYWIGLMYNATIMVSQLNESEDDNYVIKHLKEDDSIYRLFGLDGPKLEGTGVSDLLNNIASWQDSKDGVSYEAASVYESRISNAWTVENGKIVVKSAQKESFVYLLSNVDLVIQNLDSTWRYLDSDDYTDWFGGLLNAANVHGATPNTMLLDIRNKNNLVTSTMSQEVSKEVMGTITNPQWLQMITSSIGGWNQLAQNFENMIKTIFTTQNYAEDENGKAIHQTNRGNNTGAISAELFTNVVKTMVYSEYIIADADYKSFSVQSILGWTMTMAMNNYWKTNDNTLIRDMIQKYVNAANKYGVACCHHTCGNVNLHEWILKTGSQFGVKGLERYSQQYYAATNTGTVLGTGDSGQGAGDGPGGDGSGSSAGTEIGGENFQGFADNGVSGMQGQYQGSGSSSASGSAISQMTGDASQSGGDSSGNTDNSGNSASNGTANGSGTNDGTGSQGSSTGSSNQNGQANGGGNSTNSGDSSVGEATSSDSSSAEASSGEASAASAGATSATATVMEVSAKGGQKASSQAEISLGYIIAIVVLAFIFFAGFMKRSPRDY; the protein is encoded by the coding sequence ATGATGATTTTTATAATTTTGATTTGTGCAACAACAATAAACGCAACTAATAGTGATACACAAATAAACCCAACAACAGACACAATAACACAACTACCAACAGTTGAACAAATAACTCCTTCTGAAATAGCAGATGTAACATCAACACCTGTCACATCAGAAGTTAAAAAAGAACCAACAACTAGTAATAAGAAAATTACTACTAAAAGTTCTAATATGAAAACTGTAAAACAAGAAGCAACAACCGGATCAAATATTAAATCAACAAACAATAAAATAGTCAAAGAAAACACCAATTCTAACGAAAAAAACAACACAACAAAAAATAACCAAATCAAAAATAAAGACGTAAAAATTGTTAAAACCGATACCAAAAAATTTAGTATTTATGGAAATGTTTCCCAAGTACTAAATGAAACCACAGGTAAATTTGCTGGTGGCGAAGAAGACGGATATGCAGTAAAGGATGCAAAAGTAACACTCTACTATTCAAATGACAAATTTATCAAATCACAAAAAACTGATGAATTTGGTCAATATAATATGAGTAATCTTGCACCAGGATACTATAAAATAACATATGAATATGGAACTTACCTTAAAGGTGAAGAAGAAATTAGAATAACAAATGAATCAGTTCTAATGGATCATGTATTCATACCAGACATAGCATTCATAACAAGTAGTGCAGGAGCATCAGAAGGTCAAATGAATAAAATAAAAGCACTTAAAAACTTAAGTGATCGTGTATTATTCATAGAATCATATGCACTAAATAGTTCATATGATAAAACAGACCAATGGATGTTAGAGTATTCAAACTTTATATTAGTCGACATGTACAGTCAAGGTCTCGGATTTGCAGTAGATGCACGTCTAATACGTGAATCACCTGCTTCAAAAAATAAGATGGTAGCATACACATTTGGTATATTTAATGATGCTATGCTTCAATCACTTAACTGGGGATTTGTTGGAGGAAATCCACATTCTCTTGAAAATACCTATATTGGATCATATTGGCAAGCAGAAGCTACAACCAATAGAACAATTATTAATAAAAATATGGAAAACTTACTTAACTACATATACTATCTTATGGGTGAAAGTAAAGTAAATCCAACAACAAATGGTAATACTCCAGTTATGCCAGGACCACAATGGGGAGTTTCCTACCCAGGATATACAAAAACAGTACCATCACCTAGTGCAAAACTTATCAATCAATGGATTCATCAAGATCCAGGATATAATGCAGATGGAGCTGGAAGTTTAAACTGGATGGTAAACCATTATAACAAATGGATACTTAAAAATCAAGATCCAGTAGCTGTACTTAAAGACTTTGAAAATTGGTATAATAAAAATAAAAACATCAAAGGTTCTTTCGTTGTAATTATAAGCTACTATGAAACAAACCCAGAAGTAAAAGCTTTAATTCAAGAATTTGAAAAACAAGGAAGAGCAGCATTTTGTCTATACCAATATGCAACAACAACACCTTCAATGACACAACTACTTGAACTTGCATCAAAAAACATGAAACGTGGAATTAGTGCAGGAAGTTCACTATATGGTTGGTCAACATCATTTTCAGAAATGACAACTAACAGTACAGTTGAAGCATATTCAAGAATGAATTTCACAATTCTTAATGCTTTAAGTGGAATTAGTAAAGAAAGTTATAAAAGTGAATATGGACCACAATCAGAATGGACATATCAAGTAACAATACCACAATTTGAAGGAATAATAGGACCAATACCAATATCATATATTGAAACTAATGGTTCTACCGTAATTATTAACAAAAGTGTAGAAAAACATGTTCAGCTTGTAAATGGATGGGCAAATCTTAAAGATAAGAAAAATAAAGACAAAAAAGTTACAATTGTCGTATATGATTACCCACCAGGTAAAGCAAACATAGGAGCATCATATCTTGATGTATTTACAAGTACACATGATTTACTTGTAAAACTAGCACAAAGTGGATATAATATTGGAATGAAAATTGAAGATATTCCAACAGCAGAAGAATTAACAACCATGATGATAGACACTGGTAACAAAGGTGGATGGGCAATGGGATTCCTTAATACATATGTAAAGGAAAACTTTGACACACTCAGAAAAAATCATCAGTTAATATCAAAAGCTGAATTTATGGAAATGTTTAACTCACTTCCTAAAAATCTTCAACTACAACTTACCAAATCATGGAATACAGGACTTGGTAATGGATCAATGATATATAATAAATCATACATACTCATTCCAGGATTTTACTTTGGAAATATATTTATAACATCACAACCTGCAAGGGGTTGGGATTCAGTAAATGATTACCACAGTGATACACTTGCACCACCACAACAATATGTAGCATTCTACAAATACCTTTATAACTACTTTAAAGGTGGAAAAAACAGTTCAACAGATGCTATAATAAGTATGGGTACACACGGAACACTTGAATGGCTTCCAGGACGTACACTTGGACTTCAAGAAACAGATTGGACATTCCAGCTAACAGAAGTACCTATTATTTATCCATATATTGTATCAAACCCTGGGGAAGGTATGACAGCAAAAGACAGAAGCTTTGCACAAGTAATAACACACATGACACCTGTAACTACAGCTTCAACATTATATGGTGAATATTCACAACTAAGTGATGCTATAGCAAACTATGATAATAACAAAAAAATTAATGATACAAGTAATATGCAATTCTACAAAGAAGAAATATTAAATATTACTTCAACAAACAGTAGTTTCCCACCTGCTAAATTCCAGCAGATGAGAGATAACATCACACAATATAGATATGCAACAGAAATGCATGATATAATGTTAATAGATTTAAGTCGTAGTTCAATCTTAAACTTATCAGAAAGTCTAAATAAATCAATGAACAGTTATCATAATTTCACACTGAAAAATAACATGTCCTTTGATGAATTTACAGAAAAAATGTATGATTATGTAACAAGTGATACAGCATTTGATGAATGGCTATCAACACTTCATGCAACAATTGAAAGTTTAAGTGGAGATACAATAACATATGGTATGCACACACTTGGATATATTTGGAATGATACAGAAATGGTTCAAGGTATAACAACCATAGCATCTTCAAGAACACAAGTACTACAACATATCATGGAATTATACTATAATCTTGATGGAGATTACTATAAAAAAGTAAAAGATACAGGCTTCATTGAACAACAAAAAGCAATTGAAAGCACATTACAAAATATTGTAACAAGACTTTCAGCTGACACATCATTAGCAATGGTTAAAACAATTGCAGGTGAAGTTAACCAGAAAGAAAATAGTAGCTTCTATGAAGATCTAATGCAAATTAAAGGATTCATTGATGGAGTTCGAGACAATATGGAATGGAATTCCATACTTGGAGCTTTAAGTGGTGGATATGTACAACCAGGTTTATCTGGAGACCCATCATTATCAGATGTAATACCAACAGGTCGTGCAATGTATGCAAGTGATACAACAAAAATGCCTAGTAAGGCAGCATATGCATCAGCTGTAACATCAGTTGATGGTTTACTTGAAAAATACATGAAAGATCTTGGTGAAGATACATATCCTGAAATGGTTGCAGAAGTTATATGGGGTACTGAAGTACTACGTACAGAAGGTATCAGTATTGCACAATTCCTATACTTACTTGGAACACGTCCTATATGGGATCAAAGTGGAAAAGTAATAGGTCTTGAAGTAATACCACTTGAAGAACTTACAATAACAATTGATGGAGTAGTATATCAACGTCCAAGAATAGATGCATTTGCAACAATAGTTACAAATAACCCATACTGGATTGGACTTATGTATAATGCAACCATCATGGTAAGTCAACTAAATGAAAGTGAAGATGATAACTACGTCATAAAACACTTAAAAGAAGATGACTCAATCTACAGGCTCTTTGGACTTGATGGTCCAAAACTTGAAGGTACAGGAGTATCAGATCTTCTAAACAACATCGCATCATGGCAGGATTCAAAAGATGGTGTAAGTTATGAAGCAGCAAGTGTATATGAATCAAGAATTTCAAATGCATGGACTGTAGAAAATGGTAAAATAGTTGTTAAATCAGCTCAAAAAGAATCATTTGTATACTTACTTTCAAATGTTGATCTTGTAATTCAAAACTTAGACAGTACCTGGAGATATCTAGATTCAGATGATTATACTGACTGGTTTGGAGGATTACTAAATGCAGCTAACGTTCATGGTGCTACACCAAACACTATGTTACTTGATATACGTAATAAAAACAATCTTGTAACAAGTACAATGTCACAAGAAGTTTCAAAAGAAGTTATGGGAACAATAACCAACCCTCAATGGCTACAAATGATTACATCATCCATTGGTGGATGGAACCAACTTGCACAAAACTTCGAAAACATGATAAAAACCATCTTCACAACACAAAACTATGCTGAAGATGAAAATGGTAAAGCTATACACCAAACAAACCGTGGAAATAACACAGGTGCAATAAGTGCTGAATTATTCACAAATGTTGTTAAAACAATGGTATATAGTGAATACATAATAGCTGATGCAGATTATAAATCATTTTCTGTACAATCTATCCTTGGTTGGACAATGACTATGGCTATGAATAATTATTGGAAAACTAATGATAATACACTTATACGAGATATGATTCAAAAATATGTAAATGCAGCTAATAAATATGGTGTTGCATGTTGTCACCACACATGTGGTAATGTAAATCTTCATGAATGGATACTTAAAACAGGTTCACAATTTGGTGTAAAAGGTTTAGAACGATATTCACAACAATACTATGCAGCTACAAATACTGGAACAGTTCTCGGTACTGGTGACTCAGGTCAAGGTGCTGGAGATGGACCTGGCGGAGATGGTTCAGGATCATCAGCTGGAACAGAAATTGGTGGAGAAAACTTCCAAGGATTTGCTGATAATGGAGTTTCAGGAATGCAAGGTCAATACCAAGGATCAGGAAGCTCATCAGCTAGTGGAAGTGCAATTAGTCAAATGACTGGTGATGCTTCACAATCTGGTGGAGATAGTTCTGGTAATACAGATAATAGTGGTAATTCAGCTTCCAATGGTACAGCTAATGGAAGTGGAACTAATGATGGAACTGGAAGCCAAGGTAGTTCAACAGGTTCAAGTAACCAAAATGGACAAGCTAATGGTGGAGGAAACTCTACAAACAGTGGAGACAGTAGTGTTGGAGAAGCAACATCATCCGATAGTAGTTCTGCAGAAGCAAGTTCTGGAGAAGCTAGTGCAGCTAGTGCTGGAGCTACAAGTGCAACAGCTACTGTAATGGAAGTTTCTGCTAAAGGTGGACAAAAAGCTTCATCTCAAGCTGAAATATCACTAGGTTATATTATTGCAATAGTAGTATTAGCATTCATATTCTTTGCTGGATTTATGAAACGAAGTCCACGAGATTACTAG
- a CDS encoding right-handed parallel beta-helix repeat-containing protein: protein MFNRKISFIILFLTLILFLTTTITATDTNQTSDDNNIHIELLQEHETNTQIDTTQKNNYTPTDKKIKKDDKTTNTTTYVNMGNYNKYFNSRGRLYSSVSENSTIILNGEFENKNFEISKARIYLTGNNATIRNGQIRIAEEAVNSTVTNITVIIKDTDLESTITNKAIGTTITNNNLTIIKDDGSAYGIKNIEDNVKIINNTIKLTGPAPFIDWSGFSEFYGQVNASAIFSRGDNIAIENNYVDMRKSENSEEFWYGTMDALEINGNHVNIINNTIKTLGGRFTSAIYLGNARHSNIKYNNISVIGERYVSGIGVPSAENLTVAHNSINAYCHNSTIFTDDDESLAYGICVSSYGGWQLNSNVLIYNNTINLDATIGYGMEIYTATKNVIKSNKINVTSVAYASGIVFAHSPNNTVISNYINTIANSSVQTNSIVEEIRPANKGIGIQQNSDNLTIINNTIKSIDHANNAYSIYANSSKNILIENNTLDTNIQYGQDSVGINADNVTVKNIISNADKKTAIIQIIIPENIVYGSKINLKAKVIDNTTQNAIVKGKVVFKINQKTIATAKKIDNKGMISIEYDLTGLSGKNYMITAVFGSNNEYNRAENSITMNIRKLNVKFNRKTISAYSGENILINETLFDENNKQLTGKNNIAIKVNGKTIAHSTINNGKLLVNVEIPKTLRASNNNTLEIIIGENNKYSKTRCVYTLKTLKQKPVFSIDNVEAIPGTYITLKATIKTNVTGNLVESGSFVFKINGVTQKDMDIYENVNTNKLHVSNGIAMIHLYLPFDMKNKFYNITIVFSGNGYVESGRYTATKLTLKI from the coding sequence ATGTTTAATAGAAAAATTAGTTTTATTATACTATTTTTAACTTTAATTCTATTTCTAACAACAACCATAACAGCTACAGATACAAATCAAACAAGTGATGATAATAATATACACATCGAATTACTACAAGAACATGAAACAAATACACAAATAGATACTACTCAAAAAAATAATTACACACCTACAGATAAAAAGATAAAAAAAGATGATAAAACAACTAATACTACAACATATGTAAATATGGGAAATTATAATAAGTATTTTAATAGTCGAGGACGATTATATAGTTCAGTATCTGAAAACTCAACTATTATACTAAATGGAGAATTTGAAAATAAAAACTTTGAGATATCTAAAGCACGAATTTATCTAACTGGTAATAATGCAACAATACGAAATGGACAAATAAGAATAGCAGAAGAAGCAGTGAACTCTACAGTAACTAATATTACAGTAATAATAAAAGATACAGATCTTGAATCAACAATAACTAACAAAGCAATAGGAACCACAATAACAAACAACAATCTTACAATAATAAAAGATGATGGATCAGCTTATGGTATTAAAAATATAGAAGATAATGTTAAAATAATAAACAATACAATAAAACTCACAGGACCTGCACCATTTATTGACTGGTCAGGATTTTCAGAATTCTATGGACAGGTTAATGCATCAGCAATATTTTCTAGAGGTGATAATATAGCTATAGAAAATAATTATGTTGATATGAGAAAATCTGAAAATTCAGAGGAATTCTGGTATGGTACAATGGATGCACTAGAAATAAATGGAAATCATGTTAATATAATAAATAATACAATTAAAACACTTGGTGGAAGATTTACAAGTGCAATTTATCTAGGAAATGCTAGACATTCTAATATCAAGTATAATAATATTAGTGTAATTGGTGAACGTTATGTTAGTGGTATTGGAGTACCTAGTGCTGAGAATTTAACTGTTGCACATAATAGTATTAATGCATATTGTCATAATAGTACAATTTTCACAGATGATGATGAATCACTTGCATATGGAATTTGTGTATCAAGTTATGGTGGCTGGCAGTTAAATAGTAATGTGTTAATTTATAATAACACAATTAACCTAGATGCTACAATTGGATATGGAATGGAAATCTATACAGCAACAAAAAATGTTATTAAGTCAAATAAAATAAATGTTACATCAGTTGCATATGCATCAGGTATTGTATTTGCACATTCACCAAATAATACAGTAATATCAAATTATATTAATACAATAGCAAATAGTAGTGTTCAAACAAATAGTATTGTTGAAGAAATTAGACCTGCAAATAAAGGTATAGGAATACAACAAAACAGTGATAATCTAACAATTATAAACAATACAATAAAAAGTATAGATCATGCAAATAATGCATATTCAATATATGCTAATTCATCAAAAAATATTCTTATTGAAAATAACACACTAGATACAAACATCCAATATGGACAAGATTCAGTTGGAATAAATGCTGATAATGTAACAGTTAAAAACATTATAAGTAATGCTGATAAAAAAACAGCAATAATACAGATAATTATACCTGAAAACATTGTATATGGTAGTAAAATTAATCTTAAAGCAAAAGTTATTGATAATACAACACAAAATGCAATTGTTAAAGGAAAAGTTGTATTTAAAATTAATCAAAAAACCATAGCTACAGCTAAAAAGATTGATAATAAAGGTATGATTTCAATAGAATATGATCTAACAGGTCTTTCTGGAAAAAATTACATGATAACTGCTGTATTTGGAAGTAATAATGAATATAACAGAGCAGAAAATTCAATTACAATGAATATAAGAAAGCTTAATGTAAAATTTAATAGAAAAACAATATCTGCATATTCTGGTGAAAATATTCTTATAAATGAAACATTATTTGATGAAAATAATAAACAACTTACAGGTAAAAATAACATTGCAATAAAAGTTAATGGTAAAACAATAGCTCATAGCACAATAAATAATGGAAAACTATTAGTTAATGTGGAAATTCCAAAAACACTACGTGCTTCTAATAATAATACACTTGAAATTATAATTGGAGAAAATAATAAATATTCTAAAACACGTTGTGTATATACACTTAAAACTCTTAAACAAAAACCAGTATTTAGTATAGATAATGTAGAAGCAATTCCAGGTACATATATTACATTAAAAGCAACTATTAAAACTAATGTAACAGGAAATTTAGTAGAATCTGGTAGCTTTGTATTTAAGATTAATGGTGTAACACAAAAGGATATGGATATATATGAAAATGTTAATACCAATAAATTACATGTTTCAAATGGAATTGCAATGATTCATTTATATTTACCATTTGATATGAAAAATAAATTCTATAACATAACAATTGTATTTTCTGGTAATGGATATGTGGAAAGTGGAAGATATACAGCAACTAAATTAACTCTTAAAATTTAA